One Sporomusaceae bacterium ACPt DNA window includes the following coding sequences:
- the nrfH gene encoding Cytochrome c-type protein NrfH, which produces MDTGQFFNRNALKIALAVLALAAVGILAGGAGYAYADSPQFCGSCHSMAESAASWQASNHKQFSCTDCHLPHQNLAIKLIVKAKTGMNDTYHEVLRDYPATMVISTQGKAIVNDNCLRCHKSLVENTAMAAGGQDCMKCHRGVVHGTNKSKGGIKVE; this is translated from the coding sequence TTGGATACTGGTCAATTCTTTAACCGCAATGCTTTGAAGATTGCGCTGGCAGTCTTGGCGCTTGCGGCGGTGGGAATACTGGCAGGCGGTGCAGGGTACGCGTATGCTGACAGTCCGCAATTCTGCGGCTCGTGTCACTCTATGGCCGAAAGCGCTGCCAGTTGGCAGGCGTCGAATCACAAACAGTTTAGCTGTACTGATTGCCACTTGCCGCACCAGAATTTAGCGATTAAGCTAATCGTTAAAGCTAAGACCGGTATGAATGACACTTACCACGAGGTGCTTAGGGATTACCCTGCGACAATGGTGATCTCGACCCAAGGCAAGGCGATTGTAAACGACAACTGCCTGCGCTGTCATAAGTCTTTGGTAGAAAACACGGCTATGGCAGCAGGCGGTCAGGACTGCATGAAATGTCATCGCGGCGTGGTGCATGGCACGAACAAAAGCAAAGGAGGGATAAAGGTTGAGTAA
- a CDS encoding ISLre2 family transposase ISAmde2, with amino-acid sequence MEIIRVLMPIFLSIVEMVLNSLSGKMGFEEFQRKLADKLHEVGREITKQVLEELDQQIKNDKRKRSGWQVCRTGDSKEIVTCFGAVSYKRTYYRHKETGEYAYLVDKQVGYTNHMRVDNNVKAKLVAGAGELAYRKSAQKVAQECGGVTVSGQTVLRAVREFEQPINPKPDERKRVKTLYIEADEDHVASQHGRAMEVRLVYIHEGWQQEEKRRSLINPIYLSSVDEDADTFWERVWETVDARYDIDQIETVNILGDGAAWIKSAIQVFPKAKFILDRFHLMKYIRRAVGGNHEQGKALRGALRFGNREKAQEIIKELLAAAATESRKQAILEAWRYIQNNWEAMTELYRKKEVKCSAEGHVSHVLSARLSSRPMGWSREGAKHMANIRVCQANGQEVAEEYLNQQRIRSQALPVLTVAKETIEKQRNSLKAAREVLDNIPVLKGPKSFLYEALQGLSLALA; translated from the coding sequence ATGGAAATTATTCGTGTTCTCATGCCAATATTCCTTTCTATCGTCGAAATGGTTTTAAATAGTTTATCAGGAAAAATGGGTTTTGAGGAATTTCAGCGGAAATTAGCTGATAAACTTCATGAAGTAGGCCGTGAAATCACCAAGCAGGTTTTAGAGGAACTGGATCAACAGATAAAAAACGATAAAAGGAAACGATCTGGGTGGCAGGTTTGCCGGACTGGAGACAGTAAGGAAATCGTCACCTGCTTTGGCGCCGTAAGCTACAAAAGGACATACTACCGCCATAAAGAAACGGGGGAATATGCCTACCTGGTTGACAAGCAAGTGGGCTATACAAACCATATGCGGGTAGATAATAACGTGAAAGCAAAGCTTGTGGCAGGCGCGGGAGAACTGGCTTACCGAAAAAGCGCGCAGAAGGTAGCGCAAGAATGCGGAGGCGTAACCGTAAGCGGTCAAACGGTTTTGCGCGCGGTGCGTGAATTTGAACAACCCATAAACCCAAAACCAGACGAGCGCAAACGCGTGAAAACCCTGTATATTGAAGCCGATGAAGACCACGTAGCCAGTCAACACGGGCGTGCTATGGAAGTGCGGTTAGTATATATTCATGAAGGTTGGCAGCAAGAAGAAAAGCGTCGTAGTTTGATTAACCCAATCTACCTAAGCAGCGTAGATGAAGATGCCGATACGTTCTGGGAACGGGTGTGGGAAACCGTAGATGCGCGTTATGACATCGATCAAATAGAAACAGTGAACATCCTGGGAGACGGAGCAGCGTGGATCAAAAGTGCAATCCAAGTATTTCCGAAAGCGAAATTTATTTTGGACCGGTTTCATTTGATGAAATATATTCGCCGGGCAGTAGGTGGCAATCATGAGCAAGGCAAGGCCTTGAGGGGAGCGCTCAGGTTTGGGAACCGTGAAAAGGCACAAGAAATCATAAAGGAACTGTTAGCTGCGGCGGCCACAGAGAGTCGGAAACAGGCCATATTAGAGGCGTGGAGATATATCCAAAACAATTGGGAAGCAATGACCGAACTATACCGAAAGAAAGAAGTAAAGTGCAGTGCGGAAGGACATGTCAGCCATGTACTGTCGGCGCGACTGAGCAGCCGGCCCATGGGCTGGAGCCGTGAGGGTGCCAAGCATATGGCCAATATACGCGTATGCCAGGCAAATGGGCAAGAAGTAGCCGAGGAATACCTAAACCAACAACGCATACGTTCGCAAGCATTGCCGGTATTGACGGTTGCCAAAGAAACCATAGAAAAACAGAGGAATAGCCTAAAAGCAGCTCGTGAGGTATTGGACAATATTCCGGTATTAAAAGGGCCAAAAAGCTTTTTGTATGAGGCGCTGCAGGGACTCTCTTTGGCTCTTGCATAA
- the nrfA_1 gene encoding Cytochrome c nitrite reductase subunit NrfA: MSKSQKSLIALLAVLLLFFGFVVIRIGVAKPATTVKAAKIPAGEYDPAAWGQYYPLQYASYKKMAEESPSPTGYGGSVKVQKSEMQPEILMLFKGMPFSRDYSEDRGHVYALEDLRESKRIGPASKGACITCKTPYVEQAYKEMGWDYANKPLSEMMDKSKQPVACANCHDPATMNLRVINPAFIEAQARRGIDVTKASREDMRSYVCAQCHAEYYFAPGTNKVVFPWDKGLKPAEMYAYYSEKPNGFVQDWQHPDSKANMLKAQHPDYELFSTGTHGKAGVSCADCHMPYMRKDGQKYTSHWVTSPLKTLDASCSPCHNQGSAWLADRVKTIQDETFELQHMAGQNIVRAHAAIKAAAARPDVDESNLAQARELVRKAQWYWDLIAAENSMGFHNPSQALNTLGQANELAHQAIEIANRAAGVKLF, from the coding sequence TTGAGTAAATCGCAAAAATCTTTAATTGCTTTGCTAGCAGTCCTTTTGCTATTCTTTGGGTTTGTTGTCATCCGCATTGGGGTTGCTAAACCTGCCACTACTGTTAAAGCCGCTAAAATTCCGGCAGGGGAGTATGACCCGGCGGCCTGGGGACAATACTATCCGCTACAGTACGCTAGTTACAAAAAGATGGCAGAAGAGTCGCCATCACCAACAGGCTATGGCGGCAGTGTTAAAGTGCAAAAATCCGAAATGCAGCCGGAAATTCTCATGTTGTTTAAAGGGATGCCGTTCAGCCGGGACTATAGTGAAGACCGTGGTCACGTATACGCACTAGAAGATTTGCGTGAATCCAAGCGGATAGGCCCTGCTAGTAAAGGCGCTTGTATAACCTGTAAGACGCCTTATGTGGAACAGGCATACAAAGAGATGGGCTGGGATTATGCTAATAAACCGCTCAGTGAAATGATGGATAAGTCCAAGCAGCCTGTTGCCTGTGCGAATTGCCATGATCCGGCAACAATGAATCTGCGCGTCATTAATCCAGCCTTTATAGAGGCTCAGGCCCGGCGCGGCATCGACGTCACCAAGGCTTCGCGGGAAGACATGCGAAGCTATGTTTGTGCTCAATGTCATGCTGAATATTATTTTGCGCCGGGTACAAACAAGGTAGTATTTCCGTGGGACAAAGGTTTAAAGCCAGCTGAAATGTACGCTTACTACAGCGAAAAACCAAACGGCTTTGTCCAAGATTGGCAACATCCAGACTCCAAAGCTAACATGCTTAAAGCGCAGCATCCTGATTATGAGCTGTTTTCCACAGGCACACACGGCAAAGCGGGGGTGTCTTGTGCTGACTGCCATATGCCGTATATGAGAAAAGATGGGCAAAAGTATACTTCTCATTGGGTTACAAGTCCGCTTAAGACCCTAGATGCGTCTTGCTCGCCCTGTCACAACCAAGGCTCAGCTTGGCTGGCGGATCGGGTAAAGACTATCCAGGACGAGACGTTTGAATTGCAGCACATGGCAGGGCAAAATATTGTCAGGGCGCATGCGGCCATTAAAGCGGCAGCCGCACGGCCTGATGTCGATGAGTCCAATCTTGCTCAAGCGCGTGAACTCGTGCGAAAAGCGCAGTGGTATTGGGATCTCATAGCTGCTGAGAACAGCATGGGATTCCACAATCCGTCCCAAGCGTTAAATACGTTGGGTCAAGCCAACGAACTCGCTCACCAAGCCATCGAAATCGCCAACAGAGCAGCTGGAGTCAAGTTGTTTTAA
- the rapA_1 gene encoding RNA polymerase-associated protein RapA yields MKLEDIKNNAAISGIEPGQVVRIITTEPVGDNAITVYYKTADGRVLERMLFRTDEASLSLAEAGRPWAFDASGADFKLVTEAYRINLAHLFDPMTAIHTSNVEPLPHQITAVYESMLPRQPLRFVLADDPGAGKTVMAGLFIRELLMRADAKRVLIVAPGSLVEQWQDEMYEKFGLNFTIFSREQIDQLRSGNPFEDIDLLVARVDQLSRSEDLHEKLRLSRWDLVVVDEAHKLSASYSGKKISKTKRYQLGELLGSITRHFLLMTATPHNGKEEDFQLFLSLLDSDRFYGKFRDGAHKVDVSDLMRRMIKEDLRKFDGTPLFPERRAYTVNYRLSDAEAALYYSVTEYVKEEMNKADRLEDGNRKGTVGFALTALQRRLASSPEAIYQSLKRRRQKLSRRVEEEKLRQRGQILAETLGTYHGNIWDAADGLNPNDYEVFEEEVVDQATAAQTVQELEKEILILKELEEQARQVVHSDQDRKWDELSSLLQNTPEMRDSAGRQRKLIIFTEHKDTLNYLTVKIRGLLGSEEAVAVIHGGVAREERRKVQEMFRNDPGLRVLIATDAAGEGVNLQNANLMVNYDLPWNPNRLEQRFGRIHRIGQTEVCHLWNMVAAQTREGDVFRRLLEKLENERQALGGRGVP; encoded by the coding sequence ATGAAATTGGAAGATATTAAGAATAATGCTGCTATATCAGGCATAGAACCCGGCCAAGTCGTGCGTATCATTACCACCGAGCCGGTAGGCGACAATGCCATTACCGTGTATTATAAAACAGCCGATGGCCGAGTACTGGAACGGATGCTGTTCCGTACCGACGAGGCCAGTTTATCGCTAGCGGAGGCTGGGCGTCCGTGGGCCTTCGATGCTTCCGGCGCCGATTTCAAGCTAGTGACTGAGGCTTATCGTATTAACCTAGCCCATCTATTCGACCCTATGACGGCCATTCATACCTCAAACGTTGAGCCGCTGCCTCATCAGATTACAGCCGTCTATGAATCCATGTTGCCCCGGCAGCCGCTGCGGTTTGTGCTGGCTGACGATCCTGGCGCCGGCAAAACTGTCATGGCTGGACTGTTCATTCGGGAACTCTTAATGCGGGCCGACGCCAAACGGGTGCTTATCGTTGCCCCTGGCAGCCTTGTGGAACAGTGGCAAGATGAAATGTATGAAAAATTTGGACTTAATTTTACCATATTTTCCCGGGAGCAGATCGATCAGCTGCGAAGCGGTAATCCCTTTGAGGACATTGACCTCCTGGTGGCGCGGGTCGATCAGCTTTCACGCAGCGAAGACCTGCACGAAAAGTTGCGGCTTTCCCGCTGGGACCTGGTAGTAGTCGATGAAGCGCATAAATTGTCAGCTAGCTACTCCGGCAAAAAAATCAGCAAGACCAAACGCTACCAGTTAGGTGAACTACTTGGCTCCATTACCCGTCACTTCCTCCTTATGACGGCTACCCCGCACAATGGCAAAGAGGAGGACTTCCAGCTGTTTTTGTCCCTCCTCGATTCAGACCGTTTTTACGGCAAGTTCAGAGACGGAGCCCACAAAGTCGATGTAAGCGACCTGATGCGCCGCATGATCAAAGAAGACCTGCGGAAATTCGACGGCACGCCGCTCTTTCCGGAACGGCGGGCCTATACGGTAAACTATAGGCTGTCTGACGCCGAAGCAGCGCTGTACTACTCTGTAACCGAATACGTCAAAGAAGAAATGAATAAAGCCGATCGGTTGGAGGACGGCAACCGCAAAGGCACCGTCGGTTTTGCCTTGACTGCATTGCAGCGGCGTCTGGCATCAAGCCCGGAAGCCATTTATCAGTCATTGAAACGACGCAGGCAAAAACTGTCGCGTCGGGTGGAAGAGGAAAAACTACGTCAGCGCGGCCAGATACTGGCTGAAACCCTTGGAACGTACCACGGGAATATTTGGGATGCGGCCGACGGTCTAAACCCGAATGATTACGAAGTGTTTGAAGAAGAAGTTGTCGACCAGGCCACGGCGGCCCAGACAGTCCAGGAGTTGGAAAAGGAAATCCTCATCCTTAAAGAACTGGAGGAACAAGCGCGCCAAGTAGTGCATTCCGATCAAGACCGCAAGTGGGACGAACTGTCTAGCCTGCTGCAAAATACGCCTGAGATGCGTGACAGCGCTGGGCGGCAACGAAAACTCATCATCTTTACCGAACATAAAGATACATTAAACTACTTGACCGTAAAAATCCGTGGTTTACTTGGAAGTGAGGAAGCTGTCGCCGTCATCCATGGCGGTGTTGCCCGGGAAGAGCGGCGGAAAGTGCAGGAAATGTTCCGCAATGACCCTGGGCTGCGGGTGCTGATCGCTACCGACGCCGCCGGTGAAGGTGTGAACCTGCAAAACGCCAACCTTATGGTGAACTATGACCTTCCCTGGAACCCCAATCGCCTGGAACAGCGATTTGGCCGGATTCACCGTATCGGCCAGACAGAAGTCTGTCATCTCTGGAATATGGTGGCTGCCCAGACCCGCGAAGGCGATGTCTTCCGGCGCCTGCTCGAAAAGCTTGAGAACGAGCGCCAAGCGCTAGGTGGACGGGGCGTGCCATAA
- the ccmE gene encoding Cytochrome c-type biogenesis protein CcmE gives MKKSRMLCLVVVAGFIAYNIFIYQSSLTPYVTFAQARSAKSAVQVKGTLATPIIAQTEDRQAIVFALRDEAGEEVTVIYRGAKPDGLEQATGIVAVGKYTSGQFLADKLLVKCPSKYQGSVNK, from the coding sequence ATGAAAAAAAGTCGAATGCTGTGTCTAGTCGTTGTTGCCGGGTTTATTGCGTATAACATCTTTATATATCAGAGTTCATTGACACCCTATGTTACATTTGCTCAGGCTAGGAGCGCAAAAAGCGCCGTCCAGGTAAAGGGGACGCTGGCCACACCTATAATTGCTCAAACGGAGGATCGTCAGGCGATTGTATTTGCACTGCGCGATGAAGCAGGCGAGGAAGTAACCGTGATATACCGTGGCGCCAAGCCTGACGGACTGGAACAGGCCACTGGTATAGTTGCAGTAGGTAAATATACCAGTGGGCAGTTTTTGGCAGACAAGCTGCTTGTAAAATGCCCGTCCAAATATCAGGGGAGCGTGAATAAATGA
- the ccsA gene encoding Cytochrome c biogenesis protein CcsA codes for MNRKVIAVVIAIWIAGVMYAVFNLVPPVEGLGNLVRLAFFHIPVAWVSVLAFLVSAVTAGQYLRTRQLKYDWVSASSAKLGLLFCLLATVSGAVFAKLTWGAYWNWDPRQTTIFILFLLYGAYLALRSAIEEEERRAAVAAVYALLAFLTVPFLVFIIPRMYFSLHPEPVLNSVGKIDMEPVMLYVLLAALAGCTALFGLLLSSSVAGKTIPSGKGMDE; via the coding sequence ATGAATCGTAAAGTGATCGCAGTAGTAATCGCCATATGGATTGCGGGTGTAATGTATGCCGTATTTAATCTGGTACCGCCAGTAGAAGGACTGGGGAATCTTGTTCGGTTGGCGTTTTTCCACATTCCGGTAGCATGGGTGTCGGTACTGGCATTCTTGGTGTCGGCCGTGACAGCAGGGCAATATTTAAGGACACGACAACTCAAGTATGATTGGGTAAGTGCAAGTTCTGCCAAACTAGGTCTTCTTTTTTGCCTGCTGGCAACCGTGAGCGGCGCCGTATTTGCCAAGCTAACCTGGGGAGCTTACTGGAACTGGGATCCTCGCCAGACAACAATTTTTATACTGTTTTTACTATATGGCGCGTATTTGGCACTCCGCAGCGCTATTGAGGAAGAGGAGCGGCGGGCCGCCGTTGCCGCTGTTTACGCGCTCTTAGCGTTTTTGACTGTACCGTTTCTGGTCTTTATTATTCCGCGCATGTATTTTTCTCTTCATCCCGAACCTGTGCTTAATAGCGTCGGTAAGATAGACATGGAGCCGGTGATGCTTTATGTGCTGCTGGCTGCTTTGGCCGGGTGTACAGCGTTGTTCGGTTTACTTCTATCAAGCAGTGTTGCCGGCAAGACCATTCCGTCTGGAAAGGGGATGGACGAATGA